In the Chitinophagaceae bacterium genome, one interval contains:
- a CDS encoding DUF1572 family protein, protein MNIGSEFLQSAVKRLNYYKELGDKTFAQLTENDFHYQPNEASNSIAIIIQHMAGNMLSRWTDLLTTDGEKEWRNRDIEFEEQHMNKEQLIGSWEKGWACCLGAFASLTEADLGKTIYIRSEGLTVVDAINRQLAHYPYHVGQIIYIGRMIKNENWQNLSIPKGRSDQFNRQTNTKK, encoded by the coding sequence ATGAATATAGGTAGTGAATTTTTGCAAAGTGCAGTTAAGCGTTTGAACTATTACAAAGAGCTTGGCGATAAAACATTCGCCCAATTAACCGAGAACGACTTTCATTACCAACCCAATGAAGCAAGCAACAGCATTGCCATCATCATCCAGCACATGGCGGGCAATATGCTGAGCCGCTGGACGGATCTTTTAACCACGGATGGAGAAAAGGAATGGCGAAACCGGGACATTGAATTTGAAGAACAGCATATGAATAAAGAGCAGTTGATCGGGTCCTGGGAAAAAGGATGGGCCTGCTGCCTGGGCGCCTTTGCATCCTTGACCGAAGCGGATCTTGGCAAGACCATCTATATCCGCAGTGAAGGGCTGACCGTTGTGGATGCCATCAACCGGCAACTGGCACATTATCCCTATCATGTGGGCCAGATCATTTATATAGGCCGCATGATTAAAAATGAAAACTGGCAGAACCTTTCCATTCCAAAAGGACGGTCGGATCAGTTCAACCGGCAGACGAATACAAAGAAATGA
- a CDS encoding translocation/assembly module TamB domain-containing protein — MTFRTYSFQLNARVQSYKDGFKIHFFPSSFILNEKKWSLANDGEITLRRSYIEANNVKFTQGEQEIVISTELDELTDHTNLVAKLQKVNINDFTQPFLKQPRFEGAVTGTVKLKDPFGKQVIEYDVKAEQFRLDNEMIGTVNAKGEVNTSTGQIKVTADADNELYKFNFSGGINYKDTGDNQMDIAFLSERFDLSMLDNYMGSIFSDMQGNAVSDLRLKGGGNHKYVTGSATVTGGSFKVNYTQCRYKFENETIIFNPDEIDLGSIQLKDTLNNSGIASGRIRHNFFDDFGFDNLRFQGNKMLLLNTTKKDNSGFYGKVIGKALMTLDGPVTDMRMDITGEPSATDSSHIYIPTGSSQEIGGVEYIQFIEYGSRMEDELKRRKESNLLINMNITANPACKVDVILDEALGDVIKGKGNGQLNIRVGTKEPLTIRGNYEITEGEYTFNFQTVLKRYFTIVKGSSINWNGDPYLAQINIDAKYIAEDVNLKSISPSLRQKGNLTIIAHLKGVLNKPDISFDFALPPNIEKDFIAEKKLEDLKNDKNEQLKQVASLLLLNTFVTGNESFLTGDNTLGVAANTIGQVLSNALNSTFSKFLQKALNDNTISTYFDVNSSLDLKNSASQLQGAAKFGITKSYFNNKLVISLGGNLDYNNPYVANTNLLLTPDFTAEWLLSKDGKLRIVGFRRTNIDYTFGQRNRQGISLTYKSDFDRFSDLFGPNEEKRRKRLAAKLQEDNTPAAQ; from the coding sequence ATGACATTTCGAACATACAGCTTTCAACTGAATGCCCGGGTACAAAGTTATAAGGACGGGTTCAAGATCCACTTCTTCCCTTCGTCCTTCATCCTGAATGAAAAAAAATGGAGCCTGGCAAATGACGGCGAAATAACACTGCGGAGATCCTATATAGAAGCAAATAATGTAAAGTTCACCCAGGGCGAGCAGGAAATTGTAATATCCACCGAGTTGGATGAACTCACCGATCATACCAACCTGGTGGCAAAACTGCAAAAGGTGAACATCAATGATTTTACCCAGCCTTTTTTAAAGCAGCCCCGGTTTGAGGGTGCGGTAACCGGAACGGTGAAATTAAAAGACCCTTTTGGCAAACAGGTCATTGAATACGATGTGAAGGCAGAACAGTTCCGGCTGGATAATGAAATGATCGGTACGGTAAATGCCAAAGGAGAAGTGAATACCAGCACCGGGCAGATAAAAGTAACCGCTGATGCCGATAATGAATTGTACAAATTCAATTTCAGCGGCGGGATCAATTACAAGGATACGGGCGACAATCAAATGGACATCGCTTTCCTGTCGGAACGTTTTGACCTGAGCATGCTCGATAATTACATGGGCAGCATCTTCAGCGATATGCAGGGCAATGCCGTAAGCGACCTGCGGCTGAAAGGCGGCGGCAATCATAAATATGTTACCGGCAGTGCAACGGTGACCGGGGGGTCGTTCAAAGTGAATTACACCCAATGCAGGTACAAATTCGAGAACGAGACCATCATTTTCAATCCCGACGAAATTGACCTGGGCAGCATACAGTTAAAAGACACACTCAACAACAGCGGCATTGCCAGCGGCAGGATCCGGCATAATTTCTTTGATGATTTTGGTTTTGACAATCTGCGGTTCCAGGGCAATAAAATGCTTTTACTGAATACCACAAAAAAAGACAACAGCGGGTTTTACGGCAAAGTGATCGGCAAGGCATTAATGACACTGGACGGGCCTGTTACCGATATGCGGATGGATATAACCGGTGAGCCTTCGGCAACAGACAGCAGCCATATCTATATCCCCACCGGCAGCAGCCAGGAGATCGGGGGTGTGGAATACATACAATTCATCGAGTATGGCAGCAGGATGGAAGATGAACTAAAAAGAAGAAAAGAAAGCAACCTGCTGATCAACATGAACATTACAGCAAACCCGGCCTGCAAAGTGGATGTGATACTGGATGAGGCGCTGGGCGATGTGATCAAAGGAAAAGGCAACGGGCAGCTGAATATCCGGGTGGGTACCAAAGAACCGCTTACCATACGGGGCAATTACGAAATAACAGAAGGAGAATACACATTCAATTTTCAAACGGTGCTGAAGCGGTATTTTACGATCGTAAAGGGTTCATCCATCAACTGGAACGGCGATCCTTATCTTGCCCAGATCAATATAGATGCTAAATACATTGCAGAGGATGTTAACCTCAAAAGTATCTCCCCCTCCCTCCGGCAAAAAGGGAACCTTACCATCATCGCCCACCTGAAAGGCGTATTGAACAAACCCGACATCAGTTTCGACTTTGCCCTGCCACCGAATATTGAGAAGGACTTCATTGCCGAGAAAAAACTGGAGGACCTGAAGAACGACAAGAACGAACAGCTTAAACAGGTGGCTTCCCTGCTGCTGCTGAATACCTTTGTTACAGGCAATGAAAGTTTTTTGACCGGCGACAACACGTTGGGCGTTGCAGCCAATACTATTGGCCAGGTACTTTCCAACGCACTGAACTCCACCTTCAGCAAGTTCCTGCAAAAGGCATTGAATGACAACACCATTTCCACCTACTTTGACGTGAACTCCAGCCTGGACCTGAAGAACTCTGCATCGCAGTTGCAGGGCGCTGCAAAATTCGGGATAACAAAAAGTTATTTCAATAACAAGCTGGTGATCTCCTTAGGTGGTAACCTGGATTACAACAATCCGTATGTCGCCAATACAAACCTGCTGCTTACCCCAGACTTTACCGCAGAATGGCTGTTGAGTAAAGATGGTAAATTAAGGATCGTGGGGTTCAGGCGCACCAATATAGATTATACATTCGGCCAGCGCAACCGCCAGGGAATAAGCCTTACTTACAAAAGTGATTTTGACCGGTTCTCAGACCTGTTTGGCCCCAATGAAGAAAAAAGAAGGAAACGGCTGGCCGCCAAACTGCAGGAAGATAATACGCCGGCGGCTCAATAA